The genome window CTGTTAAATGCCCCAACTCACATAGGAAACAAGGATGTATGTGATGAGTTCTTGGAGGAAACTGCTTGATTTTTCTAGGAGTTGGTTCACGATTATATGCTTTCTTCATTACAGTAAACTGCTCTTTAAATTTCACATATGCAAACACCTTGAGTATGTGACTTAACCACTACTCAGTTAGGCAACAAATTTCACAGTACCCTTCTGGTTTTGCTTTTCCACTGAGTACTAAAGTTTCCTGTTTCTAAAATGACAAATACTTTCTCATTCAACTTAAACCCTTGATTTGTGCCACATCCCCAGAAAAATTCTCACTAGATCAAAAACGTAAAGTTGCTTTGAAATTTTGCAGGTACATGGGTACGATTACTGGTATCAGCGACTTAGATCCTGTAAGATGGAAAAACTCACAATGGCGAAATTTGCAGGTTGGTCTTTGAATATCAGTGATATGCATGCTATGGATTTTCCAAACGATTGAATCTTAAGCTTTTAGTCCAGTTAATGATTTGCAttgtttagtattttttttattatctcttTTACAATTTTTTTCCTATTAATAGTATTTAGCATGCCTGACAGGTTGGTTGGGATGAGTCTGCAGCTGGTGAGAGGCGTAACAGGGTCTCTATATGGGAAATTGAGCCTGTGGTAGCTCCTTTCTTCATCTGCCCTCCGCCATTTTTCAGGAAGCGACCCAGACAACCAGGAATGCCAGGTACAATCTGATGCATAGTACATGAACAGCAAGATCTCCTAATAAATGATTTAGATCATTGCAGAACTTTCTTGTCGTAAGCTACTTTTCCTAgtaaatttgaaacaagatgcagCATATCCTCAAACAAGCTTTTTCTACAAAATATTGAAGTGCTTGGCATGAAAAGGGAGTGGCTAAAACTGtaacataaataacaaaaattcatGATTTGGAAAAAGCTGGCAAAGAACTGAGCAGAAACCCAGAGCTCTAGATAGTGGGGAGAATCTTGGTGATGATTGCAGATGAATCTTGATTTGCGGAACTTGGAACTAGGATATTGAGctagattttgatattttatagttTTAGTTGTAAAATGTTTTAGTATGCTGAATTGGCAGTTGATGTTGCAGATGATGAATCATCAGAAATGGAAAATCTTTTTAAGAGGGCAATGCCTTGGCTTGGGGAGGAGATATGCATAAAGGATTCTCAAACCCAGAATACTATAATGCCAGGTTTAAGTTTAGTGCAGTGGATGAACATGCAACAGAATCCATCACTTGCTAACCAAACCCTGCAGACAGAATATTTGCGCTCTCTTACAGGACCTGTTATGCAAAACCTTGGCCCAACTGATATTTCAAGGCAGTTGGGTTTGCAAGCTCAAATGTTGCAGCAGAATAATATACAGTTCAACACCGGTAGACTGCCTCAACAAGGCCAACAAGTTGATGATGCTAAGGTGTCAGTTCCGCTGAATCAAGTAAGTGCTGTTAGTAGAGCCCCACAACAAATGCAAGATCCATCTATGCAGCAGAAGCAGCAATTGGTCAACCAAGCATTACCAGTGAATCAGACACAGAACAATATCATACAGCCTCAAGCTTTAGTCCAGACTCAAGTGCagccacagcagcagcagcagcagcagccgccaATGATTCAGAACAATCAGCTATTACAAACTAGCATCCAACAGAATCAACAACAACATCCTCAGCAACTGCTTCTGCAACATCAGCAGCAGCTTCAGCAGCAGCAACATCAACAGCAGCCACAGCAGCAATTTCAGCAACAATATCAGCAAGCACAAAGTAGGATGCCAGTTAAGCTTCCTGGTCAAGTGAATCAACAGTTATCTGACCAACAGATTCAGTTGCAGTTGCTACAAAAActccagcagcagcaacaacagcagcaatCATTGTTTTCACAGCCGAGAACACAACAACCTCAACTTCCCCAAGTTCAGGAATACCAGAGAACTCTCCCAGATGTACCACAGCAGTTATCAAACTCACATTCACTACTTCAGCTATCAGTGATCCCTCAACAATGTGCAAAGCCTACTTCACAGTCTGTGAGGCTGCCACAGCCCTTGCAGAACCAGTCACAGCAAAAGCCTCAGCAGCCGCAAGTTCTAATCAGTGATCTGCCTGGAGCACTCTTTCCTGCCACACCAGCAACCATTATCACAGCTAGTGGCAACCCTTTACTAGCTGCTGGAGGGGCACAGTCAGGAGTTACAGATGACATCCCGTCTTGCTCCACATCACCTTCAGCAAACAATGGAACGATTCTTCCCCATGCAATCTTAAATAGAAATGAACATCGTAATCCAATGTCAACAGAAAAGACATCTAAGTCAGTCATTACAATGCTTGGCCCCAACTCATTTGAAGCAGCTGCAGCAAATCCTGGCATCCCGAAGGAGCTTCCAAAAGTTGTACATAATGTGAAGCCTTCAATCCCAATTTCCAAGATGCAAAATCAGGGTATTGTTGCCCCTCAGACATATGTAAGCAACACAGCTCAAATGGATTACTTGG of Musa acuminata AAA Group cultivar baxijiao chromosome BXJ2-3, Cavendish_Baxijiao_AAA, whole genome shotgun sequence contains these proteins:
- the LOC135606967 gene encoding auxin response factor 19-like isoform X2 gives rise to the protein MDLPSYLSRDQKQQLLLGIRRANRQPTNIQSSVLSTDSMHIGILAAAAHAAANHSPFTIFYNPRASPSEFVIPFAKYQKAVYSNQISLGMRFRMMFETEELGTRRYMGTITGISDLDPVRWKNSQWRNLQVGWDESAAGERRNRVSIWEIEPVVAPFFICPPPFFRKRPRQPGMPDDESSEMENLFKRAMPWLGEEICIKDSQTQNTIMPGLSLVQWMNMQQNPSLANQTLQTEYLRSLTGPVMQNLGPTDISRQLGLQAQMLQQNNIQFNTGRLPQQGQQVDDAKVSVPLNQVSAVSRAPQQMQDPSMQQKQQLVNQALPVNQTQNNIIQPQALVQTQVQPQQQQQQQPPMIQNNQLLQTSIQQNQQQHPQQLLLQHQQQLQQQQHQQQPQQQFQQQYQQAQSRMPVKLPGQVNQQLSDQQIQLQLLQKLQQQQQQQQSLFSQPRTQQPQLPQVQEYQRTLPDVPQQLSNSHSLLQLSVIPQQCAKPTSQSVRLPQPLQNQSQQKPQQPQVLISDLPGALFPATPATIITASGNPLLAAGGAQSGVTDDIPSCSTSPSANNGTILPHAILNRNEHRNPMSTEKTSKSVITMLGPNSFEAAAANPGIPKELPKVVHNVKPSIPISKMQNQGIVAPQTYVSNTAQMDYLDTISSATSVCLSQTDGALNQNFPLSSFNQPSLLRDAPPDGDVPGTDPRNNVLFGVNIEGSMGIPLATDTLLVNNIDSGKYQNHIPGDLVANYNTSKDAQQELSSSMVSQSFGVPDMAFNSIDSTINDSGLLNRNSFAPAPPPPLQRMRTYTKVYKRGAVGRSIDIARYSGYDELKHDLARMFSIEGQLEDRQRIGWKLVYVDHENDVLLVGDDPWEEFVNCVRCIKILSPQEVQQMSLDVDLGNNNLPNQACSSSDGGNVWRGHCDQNSGNPSAGSYDHFE